TTTCCGCGATTTTCTCGATCGTTTCAGCGGGCACCGGCTTGGCGGCATGGTCCGATCCGAAATCATCGAGATCGCCGAAGGGATTGGCCCTGCTCATCCTGTCACCTCATCCGTTCTGACGGCGTTTTTCCTGTGCGCGCGCAATTGCTCGATGACCTCGACGGCGAACTGCTCGGCATTGGCGATCGCCTTGTCCAGGTTGGACACGTCCTTAGGGTCCAGTTCCTCCAGCGTCTGGCGGAAGGAAAAGATCGCGCGAAAGGCTTCGCGCTCGTGCAGCTGGGTCTTGAACATCGGCACCCCGGCGTCGATCAGCCCGTCCTGGATATGCCCCATGGTCCGCGTACGGATGATCGGACTGGTACGCGACAGCAGCACGCCATAGGGCACGGCCCTGCCGGTCATCTTTTCATGCTGTTTCAGCACCCGGATCGCCCGGCTCGCCTGCTCCGCGTCCAGTTGCGATCCCTGCATCGGGATCACGACCAGATCGGCCTGGCTGACCGCCAGCAACACGATCTTGGCGGCCGTCCCCTCCAGGTCGACGATGACGAAAGGGGTTTGCGCCGCCGCTTCCTCGATCCGGTCGAGGATATTATCCTCATCGACATCGGCGACGATCGACAGATTGTCGGGCAGCTGCGCGGTCTTGCCCCAGGCCGCGATCGGGTGATTGGGATCGGCGTCGATCACCGATACCCTGGCACCGCGCGCCAATTGGGAGGCGAGGAGAAGGGCGGCGGTGGTCTTGCCCACGCCCCCCTTGGGACTGATGAAAGCGATGGTCGGCATGGGCTATCTGTATAGCTATCGGCTAGCGACTGGCAAGCCGATAGCTATCTGGTATCCTTTGGCTACGGTGCACATTGATCGAAGGATTTCCTTTGTCATCCAGGCCAAAGTCGCTATTTGCCACGGTCTCATGCGATCGCAATCGACAGGCTATTATCTCAGGC
This portion of the Sphingobium sp. HWE2-09 genome encodes:
- a CDS encoding ParA family protein, which codes for MPTIAFISPKGGVGKTTAALLLASQLARGARVSVIDADPNHPIAAWGKTAQLPDNLSIVADVDEDNILDRIEEAAAQTPFVIVDLEGTAAKIVLLAVSQADLVVIPMQGSQLDAEQASRAIRVLKQHEKMTGRAVPYGVLLSRTSPIIRTRTMGHIQDGLIDAGVPMFKTQLHEREAFRAIFSFRQTLEELDPKDVSNLDKAIANAEQFAVEVIEQLRAHRKNAVRTDEVTG